In one Burkholderiales bacterium GJ-E10 genomic region, the following are encoded:
- a CDS encoding conjugal transfer protein Trbc, with translation MLLAAAVAATAMNEAHATGAGGLPWDGAISTLQNDLTGPVATGISVIAFLAAGASLVFGEELGGIAKKALYVVLGVAFIVMGNSFLAALGLTGTLVI, from the coding sequence ATGCTGCTTGCGGCCGCGGTTGCCGCAACCGCGATGAACGAAGCCCACGCCACGGGCGCGGGCGGCCTGCCGTGGGACGGCGCGATCTCCACGCTGCAAAACGATCTGACGGGACCGGTCGCCACCGGCATCAGCGTGATCGCGTTTCTGGCCGCCGGCGCCTCGCTGGTGTTCGGCGAGGAGCTGGGCGGCATCGCCAAGAAGGCGCTCTACGTCGTCCTGGGCGTGGCATTCATCGTCATGGGCAATTCCTTCCTCGCGGCGCTTGGGTTGACCGGCACGCTGGTGATCTGA
- a CDS encoding type II secretory pathway ATPase PulE/Tfp pilus assembly pathway ATPase PilB, whose amino-acid sequence MDRSSPHATALRDDTPSEKPIGQILVEHRAATTEQVERAIALQETLREQKLGEILVHRQIVAPEELSDALAAQSRMPMARLGEVLVSLNLIDQAKLDAALAIQQANRNIPLGELLVREGMISRDDLRSALARKMGYPVVDAHRFPVEVEALKHVPYAIARRLHALPLAMLDGRLVIGIEDVTQRAALDEIEFVSGCKVVAALASRQDIDDALPTVYARIGANLEPAAGALDFCEIPLAPLKPEPVGSSGGLRHKARANGRGLEPPPPPVDIGKLAEELEQVETEAPVNAPAIEQSDNSLVRLINQMIIEAHTESASDIHIECWGDREKVRIRFRKDGRLRPYLELPNSYANALVSRIKIMCDLDISERRKPQDGKINFARFSPQHKLELRVATIPTNNGQEDVVMRLLAAAKAIPLDRMDLSPDNLLRLRSMVERPYGLVLCVGPTGSGKTTTLHSALGHINTSDRKIWTAEDPVEITQAGLRQVQVNPKIDWTFAKALRAFLRADPDVIMVGEARDAETAHMVVEASLTGHLVFSTLHTNTAPETVTRLIDLGVDPFNFADALLGVLAQRLVRRICPHCRTERPATAEEIEELLSDYLGSIHNAGTAKVLRKTTQAEWQHRYGREGVLMRHGGAGCSRCGGTGLLGRVAIHELMVSNPEVRHLIQARATPAEVQQCAMRNGMQTLRQDGIEKVLQGLTTIEEVRATSNQS is encoded by the coding sequence ATGGACCGCTCCTCCCCTCACGCCACCGCGCTGCGCGACGACACACCCAGCGAAAAACCGATCGGCCAGATCCTCGTCGAACACCGCGCCGCCACCACCGAGCAGGTCGAACGGGCGATCGCGTTGCAGGAAACACTGCGGGAACAGAAGCTGGGGGAGATCCTGGTCCACCGGCAGATCGTCGCGCCGGAGGAGCTATCCGACGCGCTGGCCGCCCAATCGCGCATGCCGATGGCGCGGCTCGGCGAGGTACTGGTTTCCCTCAATCTGATCGACCAGGCCAAACTCGACGCGGCGCTGGCGATCCAACAGGCGAATCGCAACATTCCCCTCGGCGAGTTGCTGGTACGCGAAGGAATGATTTCGCGCGACGACCTCCGATCGGCGCTCGCGCGGAAGATGGGATACCCCGTCGTCGATGCGCACCGGTTCCCGGTGGAGGTCGAGGCGCTCAAGCATGTTCCCTATGCCATCGCGCGGCGCCTGCATGCGCTTCCCCTCGCCATGCTCGACGGACGCCTGGTCATCGGAATCGAGGACGTCACGCAACGGGCGGCTCTGGATGAAATCGAATTCGTATCCGGGTGCAAGGTCGTGGCCGCGCTGGCAAGCCGACAGGACATCGACGACGCGCTGCCCACCGTATATGCCCGGATCGGCGCGAACCTCGAACCGGCGGCGGGCGCACTGGACTTCTGCGAGATCCCGCTTGCGCCGCTGAAGCCCGAGCCGGTCGGCAGCAGCGGGGGGTTGCGCCACAAGGCGCGCGCGAACGGGCGGGGGCTGGAACCGCCGCCGCCTCCTGTCGATATCGGCAAGCTGGCCGAAGAACTCGAGCAGGTCGAGACCGAAGCACCGGTCAATGCCCCGGCAATCGAACAGAGCGACAATTCGCTCGTTCGCCTCATCAACCAGATGATCATCGAGGCCCATACCGAATCGGCCTCCGACATCCACATCGAATGTTGGGGGGACCGCGAGAAGGTGCGGATCCGCTTCCGCAAGGACGGGCGGCTGCGGCCATACCTGGAATTGCCGAACAGCTACGCCAACGCGCTGGTGTCGCGCATCAAGATCATGTGCGACCTGGACATCTCGGAGCGGCGCAAGCCCCAGGACGGCAAGATCAACTTCGCGCGCTTTTCGCCGCAGCACAAGCTCGAACTGCGGGTCGCGACGATCCCCACCAACAACGGCCAGGAAGACGTCGTCATGCGGCTGCTCGCCGCCGCCAAGGCGATTCCGCTGGACCGGATGGACCTCAGCCCCGACAACCTGCTGCGGCTGCGATCGATGGTCGAGCGCCCCTACGGTCTGGTGCTGTGCGTCGGCCCCACCGGCTCGGGAAAGACGACCACCCTGCACTCCGCGCTCGGCCATATCAACACCTCGGACCGCAAGATCTGGACCGCCGAGGATCCGGTGGAAATCACCCAGGCGGGGCTGCGCCAGGTACAAGTCAACCCGAAAATCGACTGGACCTTCGCCAAAGCCCTGCGCGCCTTCCTGCGCGCCGACCCGGACGTGATCATGGTGGGCGAAGCGCGCGACGCCGAAACCGCCCACATGGTGGTCGAGGCGTCCCTCACCGGGCACCTCGTCTTCTCCACCCTGCACACCAACACCGCGCCGGAAACGGTGACGCGCCTCATCGATCTGGGCGTCGATCCGTTCAATTTCGCCGACGCACTGCTCGGCGTGCTCGCACAGCGCCTTGTCCGCCGGATCTGCCCCCACTGCCGGACGGAACGCCCGGCAACGGCCGAAGAGATCGAGGAACTGCTATCCGACTACCTCGGATCGATCCACAACGCCGGCACCGCCAAGGTCCTGCGCAAAACGACGCAGGCCGAATGGCAGCATCGCTACGGCCGGGAAGGCGTACTGATGCGACATGGCGGAGCGGGCTGTTCCCGCTGCGGCGGAACCGGCCTGCTGGGGCGGGTCGCGATCCACGAACTGATGGTCAGCAACCCAGAAGTGCGTCATCTGATTCAGGCGCGCGCCACACCCGCGGAAGTGCAGCAATGCGCCATGCGCAACGGCATGCAAACCCTGCGGCAGGACGGCATCGAGAAAGTGCTGCAAGGGTTGACGACGATCGAGGAAGTGCGGGCGACGAGCAACCAATCGTAG
- a CDS encoding conjugal transfer TrbD family protein, with translation MNDNKTPIHESLNRPILMMGGERQLVLMLAIVAGIFIFSLHKLWAAAAGVTLWSVGHWALTRAAAYDPQLSKTGARLLRYRHHYPARATPFAAAREIAS, from the coding sequence GTGAACGACAACAAAACCCCGATCCACGAATCGTTGAACCGCCCGATCCTGATGATGGGCGGAGAGCGCCAGCTCGTGCTGATGCTGGCGATCGTTGCGGGAATCTTCATCTTCTCGCTGCACAAGCTCTGGGCGGCGGCGGCGGGCGTGACGCTCTGGAGCGTGGGCCACTGGGCGCTCACCCGCGCGGCGGCCTACGACCCGCAGCTCTCCAAGACCGGGGCCAGACTGCTGCGCTACCGGCACCACTACCCGGCGCGGGCGACCCCCTTTGCCGCCGCGCGGGAGATCGCATCGTGA
- a CDS encoding cell division protein, with protein MQVRVARDRDAIPEVSANKYALWVRFTRADGDLKPRALEQDVEFDMALCAS; from the coding sequence ATGCAAGTGCGCGTGGCGCGCGACCGCGATGCAATCCCCGAGGTCAGTGCGAACAAATATGCGCTCTGGGTGCGTTTCACCCGCGCCGACGGCGACCTCAAACCGCGCGCGCTGGAGCAGGACGTCGAATTCGACATGGCGCTCTGCGCGTCGTAA